The Sphingopyxis fribergensis genome contains a region encoding:
- a CDS encoding regulatory protein RecX, which yields MANRRAPSDRSKRPLGAARLDELALAYVARFATSRAKLTRYLSRKVRESEWIDEIDAMAACEAVADRMEQLRYLDDRQYAAMRAGAMTRRGLGVRRVKAQLYVDGIAAKDSGEAIETAKGAAMTAAIGFARRRRFGPFAVNATDDPKLRERQIAAFLRAGHSMTIARRILAVPPGDEAVLAMLDDEAMLD from the coding sequence ATGGCCAACCGCCGCGCCCCATCCGACCGATCGAAAAGGCCTCTCGGCGCCGCGCGGCTCGACGAATTGGCGCTCGCCTATGTCGCGCGATTCGCGACGAGTCGGGCGAAACTGACGCGCTATCTTTCCAGAAAAGTGCGTGAATCCGAATGGATAGACGAAATTGACGCCATGGCGGCGTGCGAAGCGGTGGCCGACCGGATGGAACAATTGCGTTATCTCGACGACCGCCAATATGCCGCGATGCGCGCGGGCGCGATGACGCGGCGCGGCCTGGGCGTGCGGCGCGTCAAGGCGCAGCTGTATGTCGACGGAATTGCCGCGAAAGACAGCGGCGAGGCGATCGAGACGGCGAAGGGGGCCGCGATGACGGCCGCGATCGGATTCGCCCGGCGCCGACGGTTCGGTCCCTTTGCCGTCAACGCGACCGACGATCCGAAGCTGCGCGAACGGCAAATCGCCGCCTTTTTGCGCGCGGGGCACAGCATGACGATCGCGCGGCGCATCCTCGCCGTCCCGCCCGGGGACGAGGCGGTTCTGGCGATGCTGGACGATGAAGCAATGCTCGATTAG
- the atpD gene encoding F0F1 ATP synthase subunit beta has product MATAPSAEKKAPAKKAAAPKAAAPKKAAAPKAASTGTATGRIAQVIGAVVDVQFTGTLPAILNALETDNNGNRLVLEVAQHLGENTVRTIAMDATDGLTRGQPVTDTGAQISVPVGPQTLGRILNVIGEPIDERGPVNATATAPIHAKAPEFVDQSTESSILVTGIKVIDLIAPYAKGGKIGLFGGAGVGKTVLIQELINNIAKGHGGTSVFAGVGERTREGNDLYHEFLDAGVIAKDKDGNPTPEGSKVALVFGQMNEPPGARARVALSGLTIAEYFRDQEGQDVLFFVDNIFRFTQAGSEVSALLGRIPSAVGYQPTLSTDMGALQERITSTNKGSITSVQAIYVPADDLTDPAPATSFAHLDATTTLNRAISELGIYPAVDPLDSTSRVLTAAIVGQEHYETARRVQETLQKYKSLQDIIAILGMDELSEEDKLVVARARKIQRFLSQPFHVAEVFTNIPGKFVAIEDTVKSFKAVVDGEYDHLPEAAFYMVGGIDEAVAKAAKLAEDA; this is encoded by the coding sequence ATGGCAACCGCACCCTCTGCCGAGAAGAAGGCACCCGCCAAGAAGGCCGCTGCCCCCAAGGCTGCTGCGCCGAAGAAGGCCGCCGCTCCCAAGGCTGCCAGCACCGGCACCGCCACGGGCCGCATCGCACAGGTCATCGGCGCCGTCGTCGACGTCCAGTTCACCGGAACGCTGCCCGCGATTCTGAACGCGCTCGAAACCGACAACAACGGCAACCGTCTTGTCCTCGAAGTCGCGCAGCACCTCGGCGAGAACACCGTTCGCACCATCGCGATGGACGCAACCGACGGCCTGACCCGCGGCCAGCCCGTCACCGACACCGGCGCGCAGATTTCGGTGCCCGTCGGCCCGCAGACGCTCGGCCGCATCCTCAACGTCATCGGCGAGCCGATCGATGAACGCGGCCCGGTGAACGCCACCGCCACCGCGCCGATCCACGCCAAGGCTCCCGAATTCGTCGACCAGTCGACCGAAAGCAGCATCCTTGTCACCGGCATCAAGGTCATCGACCTGATCGCGCCTTACGCGAAGGGCGGCAAGATCGGCCTGTTCGGCGGCGCTGGCGTCGGCAAGACCGTTCTCATCCAGGAACTGATCAACAACATCGCCAAAGGCCATGGCGGTACGTCGGTGTTCGCGGGCGTCGGTGAACGCACCCGCGAAGGCAATGATCTCTATCACGAATTCCTCGATGCCGGCGTTATCGCCAAGGACAAGGACGGCAACCCGACCCCCGAGGGTTCAAAGGTTGCGCTCGTGTTCGGCCAGATGAACGAACCCCCGGGCGCCCGCGCCCGCGTCGCGCTCTCGGGCCTGACGATCGCCGAATATTTCCGCGACCAGGAGGGCCAGGACGTGCTCTTCTTCGTCGACAACATCTTCCGCTTTACCCAGGCGGGTTCGGAAGTGTCGGCACTGCTCGGCCGTATTCCGTCGGCCGTGGGTTACCAGCCGACGCTGTCGACCGACATGGGCGCGCTGCAGGAACGCATCACCTCGACGAACAAGGGCTCGATCACCTCGGTGCAGGCCATCTACGTTCCCGCGGATGACCTTACCGACCCGGCGCCGGCGACCTCTTTCGCTCACTTGGACGCGACGACGACGCTGAACCGCGCGATTTCGGAACTCGGCATCTATCCGGCGGTCGATCCGCTCGATTCGACCAGCCGCGTGCTGACCGCCGCGATCGTCGGCCAGGAGCATTATGAAACCGCCCGCCGCGTTCAGGAAACGCTGCAGAAGTATAAGTCGCTTCAGGACATCATCGCGATTCTCGGCATGGACGAGCTTTCGGAAGAAGATAAGCTGGTCGTCGCGCGCGCGCGCAAGATCCAGCGTTTCCTGTCGCAGCCGTTCCACGTCGCCGAAGTCTTCACCAACATCCCCGGCAAGTTCGTGGCGATCGAAGACACGGTGAAATCGTTCAAGGCGGTGGTCGATGGCGAATATGACCATCTGCCCGAAGCGGCCTTCTACATGGTCGGCGGCATCGACGAAGCGGTCGCCAAGGCCGCGAAGCTCGCCGAAGACGCATAA
- a CDS encoding dienelactone hydrolase family protein: MGEMIRMTMDDGAEIAVYHARLEGDRRGGLVLIQEIFGVTDHIREMCDEYAAEGYEVLSPALFDREHPGFESDYSGPQFQRAVQLARELHPFEQSLKDAQTCIDALKGKGPVFIAGYCYGGSVAWRMGQISPDLAASSAFYGSLVPTMFKDEAPACATIAHFGRFDDGIPMAGVEALIAKDHPTAQIFVYEAGHGFNSDRRKDYHEASADLAKERTLMLFKACGG; encoded by the coding sequence ATGGGCGAGATGATCCGGATGACGATGGACGATGGCGCCGAGATCGCGGTCTATCACGCCCGGCTCGAAGGCGACCGCCGCGGTGGGTTGGTGCTGATCCAGGAAATCTTCGGGGTCACCGATCATATCCGCGAGATGTGCGACGAATATGCCGCCGAAGGCTATGAGGTGCTCAGCCCCGCGCTGTTCGACCGCGAGCATCCGGGTTTCGAGAGCGACTATTCGGGGCCGCAATTCCAGCGCGCGGTGCAGCTGGCGCGCGAGCTCCACCCGTTCGAGCAGAGCCTGAAGGATGCGCAGACGTGCATCGACGCGCTCAAAGGGAAAGGCCCGGTCTTCATCGCCGGCTATTGTTACGGCGGCTCAGTCGCGTGGCGGATGGGGCAGATCAGCCCCGATCTTGCCGCCTCCTCGGCCTTTTACGGCAGCCTCGTCCCGACAATGTTCAAGGATGAGGCGCCCGCCTGCGCGACAATCGCCCATTTCGGCCGCTTCGACGACGGGATCCCCATGGCGGGCGTCGAGGCGCTGATCGCGAAGGATCACCCGACCGCACAGATTTTCGTTTATGAGGCGGGGCATGGGTTCAACAGCGACCGGCGCAAGGATTATCACGAGGCGAGCGCCGATCTGGCGAAAGAACGGACACTGATGCTGTTCAAGGCGTGCGGGGGCTGA
- a CDS encoding F0F1 ATP synthase subunit gamma, which translates to MANLKELKGRINSVKSTQKITKAKKMVAAAKLRKAQAAAEAARPYAERLEGVVASLASKVGGSDSAPKLLAGTGKSDTHLLVVLNSDRGLAGAFNSNIVKAARDKALELQAEGKKVLFYLIGRKGRPVIARLFAGQITELYETTGIRDIGFDQAHEVSAKVMEMYEAGVFDVAHLFYSKFRSALLQVATGQQLIPVPAPVDVPASGGAAVEYEPDEEAILADLLPRNITIQIFKGILENAASEQGASMTAMDNATRNAGDLINKLTIIYNRTRQAAITTELIEIIAGAEAL; encoded by the coding sequence ATGGCAAACCTGAAAGAACTCAAAGGGCGGATCAACTCGGTCAAATCGACCCAGAAGATCACCAAGGCCAAGAAAATGGTCGCAGCCGCGAAGCTGCGCAAGGCGCAGGCGGCTGCCGAAGCCGCGCGTCCTTATGCCGAACGCCTCGAAGGCGTCGTCGCCAGCCTCGCATCGAAGGTCGGCGGGTCGGACAGCGCGCCGAAGCTGCTCGCGGGCACCGGCAAGAGCGACACGCACCTGCTCGTCGTGCTCAACAGCGACCGCGGCCTCGCCGGCGCGTTCAACTCGAACATCGTCAAGGCAGCGCGCGACAAGGCGCTCGAGCTGCAGGCCGAGGGCAAGAAGGTTCTCTTCTACCTGATCGGCCGCAAGGGCCGTCCGGTCATCGCACGCCTGTTCGCGGGTCAGATCACCGAACTTTACGAGACAACCGGCATCCGCGACATCGGCTTCGACCAGGCGCACGAGGTTTCGGCCAAGGTCATGGAGATGTACGAAGCCGGCGTGTTCGACGTCGCGCATCTCTTCTATTCGAAGTTCCGCTCGGCGCTCCTCCAGGTCGCGACCGGCCAGCAGCTGATCCCCGTTCCCGCGCCTGTAGACGTTCCGGCATCCGGCGGCGCCGCGGTCGAATATGAACCCGACGAAGAAGCGATCCTCGCCGATCTGCTCCCGCGCAACATCACCATCCAGATCTTCAAGGGCATCCTTGAAAACGCCGCGTCCGAACAGGGCGCGTCGATGACCGCGATGGACAACGCAACGCGCAACGCGGGCGACCTGATCAACAAGCTGACCATCATCTACAACCGCACGCGTCAGGCGGCGATCACGACCGAACTCATCGAAATCATCGCTGGCGCCGAAGCGCTGTAA
- a CDS encoding class I SAM-dependent methyltransferase, which yields MRSLLLLASAAALIAVPAAAMQHDAHANHKAHDAITAAVAAPTRTATNTPRDTYRHPAETLAFFGVEPSDTVVELWPGGGWYTEILAPLAKSGGGTLYVAAPWERGLNRIKEKQTADAATYGAVKLAEFPGTGAGSKVPDGSADVVLTFRNVHNWRFGGTDKAADAFKQIFAMLKPGGTLGVVEHRLNESDDSAKEEKSGYMKKSSIVAFAEAAGFKLAGESEINANPKDTKDYPKGVWTLPPNLTEGDTDRAKYVAIGESDRMTLKFVKPAS from the coding sequence ATGCGTTCCCTGTTATTGCTTGCAAGTGCCGCCGCCCTGATCGCCGTCCCCGCTGCCGCGATGCAGCATGACGCGCACGCGAACCACAAGGCGCACGATGCCATCACCGCCGCCGTCGCCGCCCCCACCCGCACGGCAACAAACACGCCGCGCGACACATATCGCCACCCCGCCGAAACGCTCGCTTTTTTCGGTGTGGAGCCCAGCGACACGGTGGTCGAACTGTGGCCCGGCGGCGGCTGGTACACCGAAATCCTCGCCCCGCTCGCCAAGTCCGGCGGCGGCACGCTCTATGTCGCGGCACCGTGGGAACGCGGCCTCAATCGGATCAAGGAAAAGCAGACCGCCGACGCGGCCACCTATGGCGCGGTCAAGCTCGCCGAGTTTCCGGGCACGGGTGCGGGGTCAAAGGTTCCCGACGGCAGCGCCGATGTCGTGCTGACCTTCCGCAACGTCCACAACTGGCGCTTCGGTGGCACCGACAAGGCGGCCGACGCGTTCAAGCAAATCTTCGCGATGCTGAAGCCAGGCGGCACGCTCGGCGTTGTCGAGCACCGGCTGAACGAAAGCGACGATAGCGCGAAGGAAGAAAAGTCGGGCTATATGAAGAAAAGCTCGATCGTCGCTTTCGCCGAAGCCGCGGGCTTCAAGCTGGCGGGCGAGAGCGAGATCAACGCCAATCCCAAGGACACCAAGGATTATCCCAAGGGCGTCTGGACGCTGCCGCCGAACCTGACCGAAGGCGACACCGACCGCGCAAAATACGTCGCGATCGGCGAATCGGACCGTATGACGCTGAAATTCGTGAAGCCCGCGAGCTGA
- the aat gene encoding leucyl/phenylalanyl-tRNA--protein transferase, protein MKHFDSIDPALLLSAYAQGIFPMADGADDPSVHWVEPRLRAILPLDGFHLSHSLKKVIVSDRFRVTTDTAFAEMVALCAAPANDRPTTWINPVIRASYDRLFQLGHAHSVECWQGDELVGGLYGVTLGRAFFGESMVSRARDASKVALAHLVARLIAGDWKLLDCQFITAHLASLGAIEIRQADYLARLYSVLAGGDGAAAGAGTTGGATGVAAPSPPFVAGDWGALDALGAAAAPAFGAERATGSPPGYVIAQLLTKTS, encoded by the coding sequence CTGAAACACTTCGATTCCATCGATCCGGCGCTGCTGCTCAGCGCCTATGCGCAGGGCATTTTTCCGATGGCCGACGGGGCGGATGACCCGTCGGTCCATTGGGTTGAACCGCGGCTGCGCGCCATCCTGCCCTTGGATGGCTTTCACCTTTCGCACAGCCTGAAAAAGGTGATCGTGTCTGACCGTTTTCGCGTGACCACCGACACCGCATTCGCCGAGATGGTCGCGCTCTGCGCCGCGCCCGCCAACGACCGGCCGACGACGTGGATCAACCCGGTGATTCGCGCGAGCTACGACCGATTGTTCCAGCTTGGCCACGCGCACAGCGTCGAATGCTGGCAGGGCGACGAGCTTGTCGGCGGGCTTTACGGCGTCACACTCGGCCGCGCCTTTTTCGGCGAATCGATGGTCAGCCGCGCGCGCGACGCATCGAAGGTCGCGCTCGCGCACCTCGTCGCGCGGCTGATCGCCGGCGACTGGAAATTGCTTGATTGCCAGTTCATCACCGCGCACCTCGCCAGCCTCGGCGCGATCGAAATCCGCCAGGCCGATTATCTTGCGCGACTCTATTCGGTGTTGGCGGGAGGCGATGGCGCAGCCGCGGGCGCCGGAACGACCGGCGGGGCGACGGGCGTTGCCGCGCCCTCGCCGCCATTCGTCGCGGGCGACTGGGGTGCACTCGACGCCTTGGGCGCCGCCGCCGCACCCGCCTTCGGCGCCGAACGCGCGACGGGTTCGCCGCCCGGATATGTCATCGCACAGCTTTTGACGAAGACGTCATAA
- the atpA gene encoding F0F1 ATP synthase subunit alpha: MEIRAAEISKVIKDQIANFGTDATVSEIGQVLSVGDGVARVYGLDNVQAGEMVQFANGVQGMALNLEADNVGVVIFGSDAEIKEGDTVKRTGTIVDAPVGKGLLGRVVDGLGNPIDGKGPIKAEKRMRVEVKAPGIIPRTSVHEPVQTGLKALDALVPVGRGQRELIIGDRQTGKTAVAIDTFINQKEANAGDDESKKLYCIYVAIGQKRSTVAQIVRQLEENGAMEYSIVVAATASEPAPLQFLAPYTACTMGEYFRDNGMHAVIVYDDLSKQAVAYRQMSLLLRRPPGREAYPGDVFYLHSRLLERSAKMNADNGSGSLTALPIIETQAGDVSAYIPTNVISITDGQIFLETNLFNAGIRPAINVGLSVSRVGSAAQTKAMKKVSGSIKLELAQYREMEAFAQFGSDLDASTQKLLNRGARLTQLLKQPQFQPMPFEEQTASIFAGTNGYLDNVGVTDVSRYEQAMIAYLRSDHAGVLKTIRDTKDLGDDAKKGLVAALDAFAKIFA; encoded by the coding sequence ATGGAAATCCGCGCCGCTGAAATCAGCAAGGTCATCAAGGACCAGATCGCCAATTTCGGCACCGACGCAACGGTCAGCGAAATCGGTCAGGTATTGTCGGTCGGCGACGGCGTCGCCCGCGTTTATGGTCTCGACAATGTCCAGGCCGGTGAAATGGTCCAATTCGCCAACGGCGTGCAGGGCATGGCATTGAACCTCGAGGCCGATAACGTCGGCGTCGTGATCTTCGGCTCGGACGCCGAGATCAAGGAAGGTGACACCGTCAAGCGCACCGGCACGATCGTTGACGCCCCCGTCGGCAAGGGCCTGCTTGGCCGCGTCGTCGATGGCCTCGGCAATCCGATCGACGGCAAGGGCCCGATCAAGGCCGAGAAGCGCATGCGCGTCGAAGTGAAGGCGCCGGGCATTATCCCGCGCACCTCGGTCCACGAACCCGTCCAGACCGGCCTCAAGGCGCTCGACGCGCTCGTCCCCGTCGGCCGCGGCCAGCGCGAACTGATCATCGGCGACCGCCAGACCGGCAAGACCGCCGTCGCGATCGATACCTTCATCAACCAGAAGGAAGCCAATGCGGGCGATGACGAGAGCAAGAAGCTCTATTGCATCTATGTCGCCATCGGCCAGAAGCGTTCGACCGTCGCGCAAATCGTCCGCCAGCTCGAAGAAAATGGCGCGATGGAATATTCGATCGTCGTCGCCGCGACCGCGTCGGAACCCGCTCCGCTGCAGTTCCTCGCGCCCTACACCGCCTGCACGATGGGCGAATATTTCCGCGACAACGGCATGCACGCCGTGATCGTCTATGACGATCTTTCGAAGCAGGCCGTCGCTTACCGCCAGATGTCGTTGCTGCTGCGCCGTCCGCCGGGCCGCGAAGCTTACCCCGGCGACGTTTTCTATCTGCACAGCCGCCTGCTCGAGCGTTCGGCCAAGATGAACGCCGACAATGGTTCGGGCTCGCTGACCGCGCTGCCGATCATCGAAACGCAGGCGGGCGACGTTTCGGCGTACATCCCGACCAACGTGATTTCGATCACCGACGGCCAGATCTTCCTCGAAACCAACCTCTTCAACGCCGGTATCCGCCCCGCCATCAACGTCGGCCTGTCGGTGTCGCGCGTCGGCTCGGCCGCGCAGACCAAGGCGATGAAGAAGGTGTCGGGCTCGATCAAGCTCGAGCTCGCGCAGTATCGCGAAATGGAAGCCTTTGCGCAGTTCGGTTCGGACCTCGACGCGTCGACGCAAAAGCTGCTCAACCGCGGCGCGCGCCTGACGCAGCTGCTGAAGCAGCCGCAGTTCCAGCCGATGCCGTTCGAAGAGCAGACCGCGTCGATCTTTGCCGGCACCAACGGCTATCTCGACAATGTCGGGGTCACCGACGTCTCGCGCTACGAGCAGGCGATGATCGCCTATCTGCGCAGCGACCACGCCGGCGTGCTCAAGACGATCCGCGACACGAAGGATCTTGGCGATGACGCCAAGAAGGGCCTGGTTGCCGCGCTCGACGCGTTCGCCAAGATTTTCGCTTAA
- a CDS encoding F0F1 ATP synthase subunit delta → MENSGGIQGNITAGLAGRYAVALFDLARESNAIDAVAKSLSDLRAGLAESADLTALVSSPVVGRTDAANAIAAVGKAMKLDSLTAKFLGVLAENRRLADLPKMIDAFDAIVADHRGEVTAKVTSAHPLSAAQLKELTANLKSRVGRDVSVAATVDPAILGGLVVQLGSQLIDGSIRTRLNSFAQAMKG, encoded by the coding sequence GTGGAGAATTCCGGCGGCATTCAGGGCAACATCACGGCGGGCCTCGCGGGCCGTTATGCAGTGGCTTTGTTCGATCTGGCCCGCGAATCGAACGCGATCGACGCGGTCGCCAAGAGCCTCAGCGACCTGCGCGCCGGCCTCGCCGAATCGGCCGACCTGACGGCGCTGGTCTCCAGCCCGGTCGTCGGCCGCACCGATGCCGCGAACGCCATCGCAGCGGTCGGCAAGGCGATGAAGCTTGATTCGCTGACCGCAAAGTTCCTTGGCGTCCTCGCCGAGAACCGCCGCCTCGCCGATCTGCCGAAGATGATCGACGCCTTCGACGCGATCGTCGCCGATCATCGCGGCGAAGTGACCGCCAAGGTCACCAGCGCGCATCCGCTTTCCGCCGCACAGCTGAAAGAGCTGACCGCGAACCTCAAATCCCGTGTCGGGCGCGACGTCAGCGTCGCCGCGACCGTCGACCCCGCCATCCTTGGCGGTCTCGTCGTCCAGCTGGGCAGCCAGCTGATCGACGGCAGCATCCGTACCCGTCTCAACAGTTTCGCCCAGGCGATGAAGGGCTGA
- a CDS encoding ATP synthase F1 subunit epsilon, translating to MALKFELVTPARLERSIDVHMVTVPGSEGDFSVLEGHAPFMATLRNGPLTIYATAGAAPEVIEVEGGFAEVNEAGLTVLAEHIAS from the coding sequence ATGGCCCTGAAGTTCGAACTCGTCACCCCCGCCCGCCTCGAGCGGTCGATCGACGTCCATATGGTCACCGTACCTGGCAGCGAAGGTGATTTTTCGGTGCTCGAAGGCCATGCGCCGTTCATGGCGACGCTGCGCAACGGGCCGCTGACCATCTATGCGACCGCGGGCGCCGCGCCCGAGGTGATCGAGGTCGAGGGCGGCTTTGCCGAGGTGAACGAGGCCGGCCTGACCGTTCTGGCCGAGCATATCGCAAGCTGA
- a CDS encoding CpaF family protein, producing the protein MSAFGRRPGTAGRPAFGVAKPMQGGSGVPGGNQFPAIETPVEIPQMPSNMTPEEEAMERLNQRSTAEAMEPEKAQGFEASVHKIKEQVLPRLLERVDPEAAATLNKDELTEEFRPIILEVLAELRITLNRREQFALEKVLVDELLGFGPLEELLADPDISDIMVNGPYQTYIERKGQLVIAPIQFRDEQHLFQIAQRICNLVGRRVDQTTPLADARLKDGSRVNVIVPPLSLRGTAISIRKFSAKPITLDMLCQWGAMSQKMCTALKIAGASRFNIVISGGTGSGKTTMLNALSKMIDPGERVLTIEDAAELRLQQPHWLPLETRPANLEGNGAIHMGDLVKNALRMRPDRIIMGEVRGAECFDLLAAMNTGHDGSMCTLHSNSPRECLGRMENMVLMGDIKIPKEAISKQIADSVDLIVQIKRLRDGSRRVTNVTEVIGMEGDVIVTQELFKFEYLDEDKDGKIVGEYRAMGLRPYTLEKARQYGFDQPYLEACL; encoded by the coding sequence ATGAGTGCATTCGGACGCCGACCCGGAACCGCTGGCCGCCCCGCCTTTGGCGTGGCCAAGCCGATGCAGGGTGGATCGGGCGTGCCCGGCGGCAACCAGTTCCCCGCGATCGAGACGCCCGTCGAAATCCCGCAGATGCCGTCGAACATGACGCCCGAAGAAGAGGCGATGGAGCGACTGAACCAGCGTTCGACCGCCGAGGCGATGGAGCCCGAAAAAGCGCAAGGGTTCGAAGCCAGCGTCCACAAGATCAAGGAACAGGTGCTGCCGCGCCTGCTCGAACGCGTCGACCCCGAAGCCGCGGCGACGCTCAACAAGGACGAGCTGACCGAGGAATTCCGTCCGATCATTCTCGAAGTGCTCGCTGAGCTGCGAATCACTCTAAACCGCCGCGAACAATTCGCGCTTGAAAAGGTGCTCGTCGACGAACTGCTCGGTTTCGGGCCGCTCGAGGAATTGCTCGCCGACCCCGATATCAGCGACATCATGGTGAACGGACCGTATCAGACCTATATCGAACGCAAGGGCCAGCTGGTCATCGCGCCGATCCAGTTCCGCGACGAGCAGCACCTGTTCCAGATCGCACAGCGCATCTGCAACCTCGTCGGTCGCCGCGTCGACCAGACCACGCCGCTCGCCGACGCCCGTCTCAAGGACGGCAGCCGCGTCAACGTCATCGTCCCGCCGCTCAGCTTGCGCGGTACCGCGATCTCGATTCGTAAATTCTCGGCCAAGCCGATCACGCTCGACATGCTCTGCCAATGGGGCGCGATGAGCCAGAAGATGTGCACCGCGCTGAAAATCGCGGGCGCCAGCCGTTTCAACATCGTCATCTCGGGCGGCACGGGTTCGGGTAAGACGACGATGCTCAACGCGCTGTCGAAGATGATCGACCCCGGCGAACGCGTGCTGACGATCGAGGACGCCGCCGAACTTCGCCTGCAACAGCCGCACTGGCTGCCGCTCGAAACGCGCCCCGCGAACCTTGAGGGCAATGGCGCGATCCACATGGGCGACCTTGTGAAGAACGCGCTGCGTATGCGCCCCGACCGCATCATCATGGGCGAGGTTCGCGGCGCGGAGTGTTTCGACCTTCTCGCCGCGATGAACACGGGTCACGACGGCTCGATGTGTACGCTCCACAGCAACTCGCCCCGCGAATGCCTCGGCCGTATGGAGAATATGGTGCTGATGGGCGACATCAAGATTCCGAAGGAAGCGATCTCGAAACAGATCGCCGATTCGGTCGACCTGATCGTCCAGATCAAGCGCCTGCGCGACGGGTCGCGCCGTGTCACCAACGTCACCGAGGTGATCGGTATGGAAGGCGACGTCATCGTCACGCAGGAACTCTTCAAGTTTGAATATCTCGACGAGGACAAGGACGGCAAGATCGTCGGCGAATATCGCGCGATGGGCCTGCGTCCCTATACGCTGGAAAAAGCGCGCCAATATGGCTTCGATCAGCCCTATCTCGAGGCGTGCCTGTAA
- a CDS encoding DUF192 domain-containing protein encodes MRALLIALAVSLALPMAACSRDVSEEAAVATIAAAGTTHKFNVEVARTEEEQDRGLMFRTSLPADGGMIFPLKKPRIATFWMKNTLIPLDMIFIRADGSIDRIAENTIPESIEPVASGGEVSAVLELPGGTAARLGIDETSKITWKDTK; translated from the coding sequence ATGCGTGCCCTCTTAATCGCCCTTGCTGTGTCGCTCGCGCTGCCGATGGCGGCGTGCAGCAGGGATGTGAGCGAGGAGGCGGCTGTCGCGACGATCGCGGCGGCGGGCACAACGCACAAGTTCAACGTCGAGGTCGCGCGCACCGAAGAAGAACAGGATCGCGGGCTGATGTTCCGCACCAGCCTGCCCGCCGACGGCGGGATGATCTTTCCGTTAAAGAAGCCTCGGATTGCGACCTTCTGGATGAAGAACACGCTGATTCCGCTCGATATGATCTTCATCCGAGCCGACGGTAGCATCGACCGTATCGCCGAAAACACCATCCCCGAATCGATCGAGCCCGTGGCGAGCGGCGGCGAGGTATCGGCGGTGCTCGAACTGCCCGGGGGCACCGCGGCGCGGCTCGGGATCGACGAGACGTCAAAGATCACCTGGAAAGATACGAAATAG
- a CDS encoding NADH:ubiquinone oxidoreductase subunit NDUFA12 translates to MSILGKIFTWWDGATVGTLLNSWSTGTKVGEDSLGNRYFRAKKGGRRWVLYNGSNDASRVPPEWHGWLHGTFDELPTDMLPAPRAWEKEPTANMTGSTGAYRPAGALERGGQRAAATGDYEAWRPGAE, encoded by the coding sequence ATGAGCATCTTGGGCAAGATTTTTACCTGGTGGGACGGTGCGACCGTCGGCACCCTGCTGAACAGCTGGAGCACCGGCACGAAGGTGGGCGAGGACAGCCTCGGCAACCGTTACTTCCGTGCGAAAAAGGGCGGCCGTCGCTGGGTGCTCTATAACGGATCGAACGACGCGAGCCGCGTGCCCCCCGAATGGCATGGCTGGCTGCACGGCACCTTCGACGAACTACCGACCGATATGCTTCCCGCACCGCGCGCGTGGGAGAAGGAACCCACCGCGAATATGACCGGCAGCACGGGCGCCTATCGCCCCGCCGGCGCGCTCGAGCGGGGTGGCCAGCGCGCCGCCGCGACCGGCGATTATGAGGCCTGGCGGCCCGGCGCCGAGTGA